The Bacteriovorax sp. Seq25_V genome window below encodes:
- a CDS encoding GNAT family N-acetyltransferase — MEVKQISARDTYPIRHKILRPGREFETCIFEGDDDEQTIHLGAFVEGRLVSVASLYYEKNPLFEGENHFQLRGMATLEEFQRKGFSRELLKVAFPIIKQNFCNLVWCNARVEARPFYEKLGFESFGEIFEIPDVGPHILMSKVIA, encoded by the coding sequence TTGGAAGTTAAACAAATCAGTGCGAGAGATACGTACCCAATAAGACATAAAATCTTAAGACCTGGACGTGAATTTGAGACGTGCATCTTCGAAGGAGATGACGACGAACAGACGATACACCTAGGTGCTTTTGTTGAAGGACGTCTTGTATCAGTAGCGTCACTTTATTATGAAAAAAATCCATTATTCGAGGGTGAGAATCACTTTCAACTCCGTGGAATGGCAACACTTGAAGAATTCCAAAGAAAGGGATTCAGTAGAGAACTTTTAAAAGTTGCTTTTCCAATTATTAAGCAGAATTTCTGTAATCTTGTATGGTGTAATGCACGAGTAGAAGCACGACCATTCTATGAGAAACTTGGTTTTGAATCATTTGGAGAAATTTTTGAAATTCCAGATGTGGGACCACATATTCTAATGTCAAAGGTGATTGCGTAG
- a CDS encoding pseudouridine synthase yields the protein MKRKNLQIRLDINDILFESEDYIAVNKKAGWPVHSTVDKSRSNLFDALKSFIKQRDKINEDPYLALHHRLDVDTSGIVIFAKSKRANPILSDIFSKHLGTKKYQAICLGKPKHSVGELHHFLKKEKVGRIEKMVVVRSGGQKAILEYKLIQSKQSLSIVEFNLITGRMHQIRIQSATEGFPILGDTLYGDDIKNTNYATNGQLLHCKELSFFDKISNQEISIKCDAPFSLDSLGQKANDNNLQYILFNKPFNVLCQFTKQNENELCLGDYNLPAGVYAAGRLDKDSEGLLLLTNDGKLIDEMASPNYNKEKTYHVQVENIPSESSLEKLRKGVLIQGKKTRPCKVRILKELNVEPRDPPIRERANIPTCWLEIKITEGRNRQVRRMTAAINHPTLRLIRAAIDHLKIGNLKPGEYKKIDLKK from the coding sequence ATGAAAAGAAAAAATTTACAAATCAGACTAGACATCAATGATATTCTCTTTGAAAGCGAAGATTATATCGCAGTTAACAAGAAAGCGGGCTGGCCAGTTCATAGTACAGTCGATAAATCACGTTCAAATCTCTTTGATGCACTAAAATCATTTATCAAGCAAAGAGATAAAATCAATGAAGATCCCTACCTTGCTCTTCATCATCGCCTTGATGTTGACACCTCAGGTATCGTCATCTTTGCAAAATCAAAACGTGCAAATCCTATACTCAGTGATATTTTCTCAAAGCATCTAGGCACAAAGAAGTACCAGGCAATTTGCCTTGGAAAGCCAAAGCATAGCGTAGGAGAATTACATCACTTTCTAAAAAAAGAGAAAGTTGGTCGAATTGAAAAAATGGTAGTTGTTCGCTCAGGTGGACAGAAGGCCATTCTTGAATACAAACTTATTCAAAGTAAACAGAGCTTAAGTATTGTTGAATTTAACTTAATCACAGGTCGTATGCACCAGATCCGTATCCAAAGCGCGACCGAAGGTTTTCCAATCCTTGGAGATACTCTCTACGGTGATGATATTAAGAACACGAATTATGCAACAAATGGACAACTCCTTCATTGTAAAGAGCTAAGTTTCTTTGATAAAATATCTAATCAAGAAATTTCAATTAAATGTGATGCACCTTTTTCATTGGATTCTCTTGGTCAAAAAGCAAATGACAACAATCTACAATATATACTTTTTAATAAGCCATTCAATGTTCTTTGCCAGTTTACAAAACAAAATGAAAATGAGCTTTGCCTCGGTGACTATAACTTACCAGCAGGAGTATACGCAGCAGGAAGACTCGACAAAGATAGCGAAGGCCTTCTTCTTCTAACTAATGATGGAAAGCTTATCGATGAGATGGCCTCACCAAACTATAACAAAGAAAAAACATACCACGTCCAGGTTGAAAATATTCCAAGTGAAAGCTCTCTGGAAAAACTTAGAAAAGGTGTGCTAATTCAAGGAAAGAAAACCAGACCTTGCAAAGTTCGAATTCTAAAAGAACTCAACGTTGAACCTCGTGATCCCCCAATTAGGGAGCGTGCAAATATTCCAACATGCTGGCTTGAAATCAAAATCACCGAAGGCAGGAATCGCCAAGTGAGAAGAATGACAGCAGCAATAAATCATCCCACGCTAAGACTTATTAGAGCAGCAATTGATCATTTAAAAATTGGAAATTTAAAACCTGGTGAGTATAAGAAAATAGATTTAAAGAAATAA
- a CDS encoding toprim domain-containing protein has product MGRIESVKRKGKATDAVIESKDQRWHCRNRITLVFGSNDIEELETYTYEEHSVKFQTVKFHQAKSKAIEEILDNCIDEYYRGHVTEIHTFLSEDQKMVTIEDNGIGFPLDKIPQVYSEFRTGSKFKDEETDEKGFLHRTLGQNGLGAAATCLTADEFKVTVKHYNSKKEQTVTFIDGALQAKKTKAKVFEGHSGVKVSVVLSKEVYKDNKIDIDLLRKRIIDLAYNNPGLAFYFNGEKYHYTKGLYELAQRVDEKNAQHFGDDVIVYETENSKGKKVKGKIDISLSFTIDKSSEERERFISFVNSTPTYDGGFHHDKIKRVFINSIKDKLERQAKKDKIKLVDNDILTGITFVLGITMPNPRFESQTKRKLVRDAQLEKVIDDFMTKHVDKFIRKNKDYLDIIIERAKSRHKYQDLKDAASKARKQKKQRVEKLLDANERKRRDLCTLFICEGDSAIGGLRSSRNKLYQGGIALRGKPMNVAQATIKDILANQEFLDIMSSVGLVLGQEADPKQMRFANIVFLADSDVDGGHINTLLTNFFFQFWPELYTMGAIQIAKAPLFEVVTDKKTHYFESDVELEKFKESTAEKIKEIYRNKGLGEMSPEAWKWVLSKEKYTKIEIESSSKAKQMLNICFGKDASLRKELLMDINEGEATSVTRGKTNEETSAHGDYNSGSDKPKKTTSSAIKAPAKKATSKKAPAKKAPASKATTKKVAKKVKETKPSKSAKNKKGVLADMVNYVD; this is encoded by the coding sequence ATGGGACGCATTGAGTCAGTTAAGAGAAAAGGAAAGGCTACTGACGCTGTTATTGAAAGTAAGGACCAGAGATGGCACTGCCGAAACCGTATTACCCTGGTTTTTGGAAGTAATGATATTGAAGAGTTGGAAACATATACGTATGAAGAACACAGCGTAAAGTTTCAAACTGTAAAATTCCACCAGGCAAAAAGTAAGGCCATCGAAGAAATTCTAGATAACTGTATTGATGAATATTATAGAGGTCACGTTACTGAGATTCACACATTTCTAAGTGAAGATCAGAAAATGGTGACAATTGAAGATAATGGAATTGGTTTTCCACTGGATAAAATTCCACAAGTTTACTCTGAATTCAGGACAGGATCGAAGTTCAAAGACGAAGAGACCGATGAGAAAGGCTTTCTTCATCGAACACTTGGGCAAAATGGTCTTGGTGCTGCGGCAACATGTTTAACGGCCGATGAGTTCAAAGTAACAGTTAAGCACTATAATTCCAAGAAAGAGCAAACAGTTACTTTCATTGATGGTGCTCTTCAAGCGAAGAAGACAAAGGCAAAAGTTTTTGAGGGACATTCTGGCGTTAAAGTTTCAGTAGTTCTTTCAAAAGAAGTTTATAAAGACAATAAAATTGATATTGATCTTTTAAGAAAGAGAATTATTGACCTTGCGTACAATAACCCAGGTCTTGCGTTCTATTTTAATGGTGAGAAGTACCATTATACAAAGGGTCTTTACGAGCTTGCTCAAAGAGTTGATGAGAAGAACGCGCAACACTTTGGTGATGATGTTATTGTTTATGAAACAGAGAATTCGAAAGGTAAAAAAGTAAAAGGGAAAATTGATATTTCACTTTCTTTTACAATAGATAAATCGAGTGAGGAAAGAGAGAGATTTATTTCTTTTGTTAACTCGACACCTACTTATGATGGTGGTTTTCACCATGATAAAATTAAGCGTGTTTTTATCAATTCAATCAAAGATAAGTTAGAGAGACAGGCGAAAAAAGATAAAATTAAGCTTGTTGATAACGATATTCTGACAGGGATTACATTTGTTCTTGGTATTACGATGCCAAATCCACGTTTTGAATCTCAAACGAAGAGAAAGCTCGTACGTGATGCTCAGTTAGAAAAAGTTATTGATGACTTTATGACAAAGCATGTAGATAAATTTATCAGAAAGAATAAAGATTATCTTGATATTATTATTGAAAGAGCAAAATCTCGTCATAAGTATCAAGACTTGAAAGACGCGGCTTCGAAGGCGCGTAAGCAAAAGAAACAAAGAGTTGAAAAACTTCTTGATGCCAACGAGAGAAAGAGGAGAGATCTTTGTACATTATTTATCTGTGAAGGGGATTCGGCTATTGGTGGTCTTCGTTCTTCGAGAAATAAGCTGTATCAAGGTGGTATCGCTCTTCGTGGGAAGCCGATGAATGTTGCTCAGGCAACAATTAAAGATATTCTTGCTAATCAAGAATTCTTAGACATTATGTCTTCAGTTGGCCTTGTGCTTGGACAAGAGGCAGATCCTAAACAGATGCGTTTTGCAAATATTGTATTTCTTGCTGACTCTGATGTTGACGGTGGTCACATTAATACACTTTTAACTAACTTCTTTTTTCAATTTTGGCCTGAGCTTTACACGATGGGTGCAATTCAGATTGCAAAGGCACCTCTTTTTGAAGTTGTGACAGATAAGAAGACTCACTATTTTGAAAGTGATGTTGAGTTAGAGAAGTTTAAAGAGTCTACCGCCGAAAAAATTAAAGAGATCTATAGAAACAAGGGACTTGGTGAAATGTCTCCAGAGGCGTGGAAGTGGGTTCTTAGTAAAGAAAAGTATACTAAGATTGAAATCGAAAGCTCTTCTAAAGCTAAGCAGATGTTAAATATTTGTTTTGGAAAGGATGCAAGTCTTCGTAAAGAACTTCTCATGGATATTAATGAAGGTGAGGCAACATCAGTAACACGTGGGAAGACAAATGAAGAGACTTCTGCTCACGGTGATTACAATTCTGGCTCAGATAAGCCAAAGAAGACAACTTCTTCCGCAATTAAAGCGCCGGCTAAGAAAGCAACATCAAAGAAGGCCCCTGCAAAAAAGGCTCCTGCGAGTAAAGCTACAACAAAGAAAGTTGCAAAGAAAGTAAAAGAGACAAAGCCTTCTAAGTCTGCAAAGAATAAGAAGGGAGTTCTTGCTGACATGGTAAATTACGTAGATTAG
- the argS gene encoding arginine--tRNA ligase: MTVMHNKILNELKNLIVNAVKQTHPEYQVDELSIYNSITEPPNLKMGHFAFPCFLLSKDLKNAPVKIAVELKEKIETSEFVSEVILQGPYVNFKLTAKAFGEYLLSDINSGEFFTRTLTNDRPKTMIEYSQPNTHKELHVGHMRNLCLGNALVHIKQYCNQDVVPVTYPGDSGTHVAKCLWYLKYHNKEAIPETGKGEWLGRMYSTANLMLEDQLGTEKEDENRAQLTEILKQLHAGSGEFFDLWTETRQWSLDLMQKTYDWADVKFDRWFFESEMDAPSLKLCQEYYEKGLFVKDDGAIGMNLEEDKLGFCILIKRDGTGLYATKDVALAIKKFEEFKVIKNIYIVDSRQAFHFKQVFKVLEHIGFDQAKDCYHLPYEMVELTDGAMSSRKGNIVALSDLISNMQTSIKTNYLDKYTGEWSQEEIETTAKQIASGAIKYGMVKMDNNRKIVFDMNEWLKLDGDTGPYLQYVYARINSLLAKQGYNEVDSVDYSTLQAETEFTLMQKLSFFNDIAFKSHEQNKTNVVTTYLFELGKVYNSFYADCPISSAEPETKKARLALSKATASVMKQGLALLGIECPNRM, encoded by the coding sequence ATGACTGTGATGCACAATAAAATTTTAAATGAACTTAAAAACCTTATCGTGAATGCTGTGAAGCAAACTCACCCGGAGTATCAGGTCGATGAGCTTTCAATTTACAATAGCATCACAGAACCACCAAATTTAAAAATGGGTCACTTCGCTTTTCCATGTTTTCTTCTTTCAAAAGACTTAAAGAATGCGCCGGTTAAGATTGCTGTCGAATTGAAAGAGAAAATTGAAACTTCAGAATTTGTAAGTGAAGTGATTCTTCAAGGTCCATATGTAAACTTCAAGCTAACAGCAAAAGCATTTGGGGAATACCTACTAAGTGACATCAATTCAGGGGAATTTTTCACGCGCACACTTACAAATGATCGACCAAAAACGATGATCGAATACTCTCAGCCAAATACACATAAAGAGCTACACGTAGGACATATGAGAAATCTTTGTCTTGGAAACGCGCTTGTTCATATTAAGCAGTATTGTAACCAAGATGTCGTTCCTGTTACTTACCCTGGAGACTCGGGAACTCACGTTGCAAAATGTCTTTGGTATTTGAAATATCATAACAAAGAAGCAATTCCTGAGACCGGAAAAGGTGAATGGCTTGGCCGTATGTACTCGACGGCAAACCTTATGCTTGAAGATCAACTTGGTACGGAAAAAGAAGACGAGAACCGTGCGCAACTGACAGAGATTTTGAAGCAGCTTCACGCAGGTAGTGGTGAGTTTTTCGACCTATGGACTGAAACAAGACAGTGGTCGCTTGATCTCATGCAAAAAACTTATGATTGGGCCGATGTTAAGTTTGATCGCTGGTTCTTTGAGTCAGAGATGGATGCACCTTCACTAAAACTGTGCCAAGAATATTATGAGAAAGGTCTATTTGTTAAAGACGACGGCGCAATTGGAATGAATCTCGAAGAAGATAAGCTTGGCTTTTGCATTCTTATTAAGAGAGATGGAACTGGGCTTTATGCAACTAAAGACGTTGCACTTGCGATTAAGAAGTTTGAAGAATTTAAAGTTATTAAAAATATTTATATCGTCGACTCACGTCAGGCATTCCACTTCAAGCAAGTTTTCAAGGTGCTTGAGCATATTGGATTTGACCAAGCAAAAGACTGCTACCACCTTCCATATGAGATGGTTGAATTAACTGATGGAGCAATGAGTTCACGTAAAGGAAATATCGTTGCCCTAAGTGATCTTATTAGTAATATGCAAACTTCGATCAAGACAAACTACCTTGATAAGTATACTGGTGAGTGGAGCCAAGAAGAAATAGAAACAACGGCAAAGCAAATTGCAAGTGGTGCCATCAAGTATGGAATGGTGAAGATGGATAATAACCGTAAAATCGTATTTGATATGAACGAGTGGTTAAAACTCGACGGTGATACAGGTCCTTACCTTCAGTACGTTTATGCTCGTATTAACTCACTTCTTGCCAAGCAAGGATATAACGAAGTTGACAGTGTCGACTACTCTACTCTACAAGCAGAGACTGAATTCACTCTGATGCAAAAACTTAGCTTCTTTAACGATATTGCATTTAAGTCACACGAACAAAATAAGACAAATGTTGTAACAACTTACCTTTTTGAACTTGGAAAAGTTTACAATAGCTTCTATGCGGATTGTCCAATCAGTAGTGCTGAACCAGAGACAAAGAAAGCAAGATTGGCCCTTTCAAAAGCAACGGCCTCTGTGATGAAGCAAGGTCTGGCGCTTCTTGGTATTGAATGTCCAAATAGAATGTAA
- a CDS encoding ABC transporter substrate-binding protein, giving the protein MHLYKYILIFLSFSVMAVEGVTCGLSTGYPPYQYVENGVPHGIDAEIIKLYNLKFDTDIGITQNNWDALVSSFYFRGEPVCLMGMEITEKRDQRFAFSEVLYYRESVLFVLSSSKISSFTDLKDKVISGDKDSRLDNFLKAHEEFDIRLKYFQTKEKAFQNLISGKVSGVIAPLRVGKYLLKNKSSYSIIRAGETMKSPVAVAFKKGDKRIEEMNRNIKTLITDESFKKIINP; this is encoded by the coding sequence GTGCATTTATACAAATATATTCTGATATTTTTAAGTTTTTCAGTCATGGCCGTTGAAGGTGTGACCTGTGGTTTGTCTACAGGGTATCCACCGTATCAATACGTTGAAAACGGAGTACCCCATGGTATTGATGCTGAGATTATTAAATTATACAACCTTAAGTTTGATACAGATATTGGGATTACTCAAAATAACTGGGATGCATTGGTTAGTTCATTCTACTTTCGAGGTGAGCCGGTTTGTCTTATGGGAATGGAGATAACGGAAAAGAGAGATCAGCGCTTCGCTTTTTCTGAAGTTCTCTATTATCGTGAATCTGTTCTTTTTGTTCTAAGTTCTTCAAAAATTTCTTCATTTACTGACTTGAAAGACAAAGTAATAAGTGGAGATAAGGACTCGAGGCTAGACAACTTTTTAAAGGCCCATGAAGAATTTGATATTCGATTAAAGTACTTTCAAACTAAAGAAAAAGCTTTTCAAAATTTGATTTCAGGAAAAGTTTCCGGTGTTATTGCTCCCTTGCGTGTAGGAAAATACTTATTGAAGAATAAGTCTTCCTACTCCATTATTCGTGCGGGAGAGACAATGAAGAGTCCCGTTGCTGTAGCCTTCAAAAAGGGAGACAAGCGAATCGAAGAAATGAATAGAAATATTAAAACTCTCATCACAGACGAGAGCTTCAAAAAAATTATTAATCCTTAA